One stretch of Mangifera indica cultivar Alphonso chromosome 9, CATAS_Mindica_2.1, whole genome shotgun sequence DNA includes these proteins:
- the LOC123224830 gene encoding probable L-type lectin-domain containing receptor kinase I.5, which produces MAAARRSPNFWVILHLCLISMSIAQDDNQFIYHGFNEAKLRPGGIANILPSGLLQLTNISESQIGHAFYRFPIKFNISSSQSLSFSTNFVFAIVPSEFHPSGHGMAFVISPTTDFSKAVASAYLGLFNISNNGRSTNPTLAVELDTVQSVEFEDINGNHVGIDVNSPISLDSAPAAYFSDKEGKNESLDLASGNPTQIWIDYNGVEKLLNVTLAPIRIPKPKKPLLSKLIDLSEILLDSVYVGFSASTGTRESEHYILGWSFNETGQSQSLDISKLPSLPPTRKASGKTDPLIIILPVAALVVLIIIGGAVYIVRKKNYEEVFEEWEKEYGPHRLSYKNLYEATKGFKDKEVIGQGGFGKVYRGVLPSSNVQIAVKRITRDLDQGMKQFVAEIVSMGRLRHRNLVQLQGYSRRRGELLLVYEYMPNGSLDKILYSNKKPGLNWFQRFQILRGVASGLLYLHDECEQVVLHRDIKPGNILLDGDLNAKLGDFGFARLYDHGSHPQTTNLVGTMGYLAPELLKTGKATTGTDVYAFGVCMLVVACGRKPIELGKENLVDWVVDFWYRGDILDASDPRLEGIYDRGQMSLVLKLGLYCLDYNPETRPSMKQVMQYLDGDAVLPNVAPESFMIAAFTTSNEAYETANSFQSSGENSATHIFSAIDSSITTGN; this is translated from the coding sequence ATGGCTGCAGCAAGAAGATCCCCGAACTTTTGGGTCATCCTTCATCTTTGCTTAATTTCCATGTCTATCGCTCAAGATGACAATCAGTTCATTTATCATGGCTTCAATGAAGCCAAACTGCGTCCTGGGGGCATAGCAAACATCCTCCCCAGTGGTTTATTGCAGCTAACCAACATATCTGAGAGTCAAATTGGGCACGCTTTCTATCGATTCCCAATCAAGTTTAACATTTCTTCCTCTCAATCTCTTTCATTCTCTACCAATTTTGTATTTGCAATAGTTCCATCAGAGTTTCATCCCAGTGGCCATGGCATGGCTTTTGTCATCTCACCCACCACGGACTTCAGTAAAGCTGTTGCAAGTGCATATTTGGGGCTCTTCAATATTTCCAACAATGGCCGCTCTACAAATCCTACCTTGGCGGTTGAGCTTGACACTGTACAAAGTGTTGAATTTGAAGATATTAATGGAAACCATGTGGGGATTGATGTGAACAGCCCGATTTCTCTTGACTCTGCACCAGCAGCTTATTTTTCTGATAAAGAAGGGAAGAACGAAAGCCTGGATCTGGCTAGTGGCAATCCAACACAGATTTGGATAGACTACAATGGGGTAGAGAAATTACTCAATGTAACCCTTGCTCCAATTAGAATCCCAAAACCCAAAAAGCCTCTCTTGTCAAAATTGATCGATCTATCTGAAATTCTTTTGGACTCTGTGTATGTTGGTTTCTCTGCTTCAACTGGTACTCGTGAAAGTGAGCACTACATTCTCGGGTGGAGCTTCAATGAAACTGGGCAATCACAAAGCCTTGACATTTCAAAGCTTCCTTCTCTTCCACCCACCAGGAAAGCAAGTGGGAAAACAGATCCACTGATCATCATTTTGCCTGTAGCCGCACTGGTTGTGCTGATAATAATTGGTGGAGCTGTTTACATTGTGAGGAAGAAGAACTATGAAGAAGTATTTGAAGAGTGGGAAAAAGAATATGGTCCTCATAGGCTCTCCTATAAGAATCTGTATGAAGCAACCAAAGGCTTCAAAGACAAGGAGGTCATCGGGCAAGGCGGTTTCGGAAAGGTGTACAGAGGCGTACTTCCTTCTTCGAATGTACAAATCGCAGTCAAGAGAATCACCCGCGACTTGGATCAAGGGATGAAGCAGTTTGTAGCAGAGATTGTAAGCATGGGAAGGCTAAGGCACAGGAACTTGGTGCAACTCCAGGGATATTCCAGGCGAAGGGGAGAACTTCTATTGGTCTATGAATATATGCCTAATGGAAGCCTTGACAAAATTTTATACAGCAATAAAAAGCCAGGTCTTAACTGGTTTCAGAGGTTTCAGATTCTCAGAGGTGTAGCTTCTGGCCTCCTTTACCTCCATGATGAGTGTGAACAAGTTGTTTTACATAGAGACATAAAACCTGGCAATATTCTTTTGGATGGTGATCTAAATGCAAAATTGGGAGATTTCGGTTTCGCTAGATTATATGATCATGGTAGCCACCCACAAACCACCAACCTGGTAGGCACAATGGGTTATCTGGCTCCAGAGTTGCTTAAAACTGGAAAGGCAACTACCGGTACAGATGTATACGCTTTTGGAGTTTGTATGCTTGTGGTGGCTTGTGGAAGGAAGCCTATAGAGCTTGGAAAGGAAAATTTGGTTGATTGGGTTGTTGATTTCTGGTATAGAGGAGACATTCTTGATGCCAGTGATCCTAGATTGGAGGGCATATATGACAGAGGGCAAATGAGTTTGGTTCTGAAATTAGGGCTCTATTGCTTAGACTATAACCCAGAAACAAGGCCTAGCATGAAGCAGGTGATGCAATATCTGGATGGTGATGCAGTATTGCCAAATGTAGCACCTGAAAGCTTTATGATTGCTGCTTTCACTACGAGTAATGAAGCTTATGAAACTGCCAACTCATTTCAGTCGTCGGGCGAAAATAGTGCGACTCACATCTTCTCTGCCATTGATTCAAGCATTACAACTGGCAATTGA
- the LOC123224834 gene encoding L-type lectin-domain containing receptor kinase SIT2-like: MAAAHGLLYLWIVFNLSLLLASAQVDDQFIYHGFNISKLQLGGLAKILPNGLLQLTNTSELKSGYAFYPSPFKFNSSSSQTISFSTTLVFSIVSEADFGGNGLAFFIAPSMNFTSAVAGAYLGLFSLKNNGLPTNHILAVELDTVQSPEFYDIDGNHVGIDVNSLISLQSATATFFSDKEERNETLALESGKLIQIWIDYNGTEKLLNVSIAPLKVPKPKRPLLSTLIDLSEVLLESMYVGVSAATGTRISDHYILGWSFNKSGPAQTLDISKLPPPPPLPPPVKTFEGLDRTATVLLLALAVVLITVGGAVYFVRKKKYEEVYEDWEKEYGPHRISYKKLHKATKGFKEKEVIGQGGFGKVYRGVLPSNVEVAVKRINHNSNEGMKQFLAEIMSMRKLRHRNLVQLRGYCRRKGEVLLAYDCMPNGSLDKILYGDMKPNLNWFQRFRILRGVASGLLYLHEEWEQVVLHRDIKAANVLLDADLNGKLGDFGLARLYDHGSDPQTTSLVGTVGYLAPEFLKTGKATTSTDVFAFGAFMLEVACGRRPMEPGMVDLADWVIDCWKKGAILDVCDARLEGIYVEEQMELVLKLGLFCSHSNPEARPSMKQVTQYLDWQAKLPSITPNSIVIGTTAVKNVALNIVSLD, from the coding sequence ATGGCTGCAGCTCATGGATTACTTTATTTGTGGATTGTCTTCAATTTATCCTTGCTCTTGGCCTCTGCTCAAGTAGATGACCAGTTCATCTATCATGGTTTCAACATCTCGAAACTGCAACTGGGTGGCTTGGCAAAGATTCTTCCCAATGGTCTATTGCAGCTCACAAACACTTCTGAGCTTAAAAGCGGCTATGCTTTCTACCCTTCTCctttcaaattcaactcatcTTCTTCTCAAACCATTTCGTTTTCAACAACTCTTGTGTTTTCCATTGTTTCAGAAGCAGATTTCGGAGGCAATGGCTTGGCTTTTTTCATCGCACCATCTATGAACTTTACTAGCGCTGTTGCAGGTGCATATTTAGGACTCTTTAGTCTTAAAAACAATGGCCTGCCTACAAACCACATCTTGGCAGTTGAGCTTGATACTGTACAAAGCCCTGAATTTTATGACATAGATGGAAACCATGTTGGAATTGATGTGAACAGCCTCATCTCTCTTCAATCTGCTACAGCTACTTTTTTTTCcgataaagaagaaagaaatgagaCTTTGGCGCTAGAAAGTGGAAAACTAATACAGATTTGGATAGACTATAATGGAACAGAAAAATTACTGAATGTATCAATAGCTCCACTAAAAGTTCCAAAACCAAAGAGGCCTCTGCTGTCAACACTTATCGATCTCTCTGAAGTTCTACTGGAGTCTATGTATGTTGGTGTCTCTGCAGCAACTGGTACGCGAATAAGTGATCACTATATTCTTGGATGGAGCTTCAACAAAAGTGGACCAGCACAGACCCTTGATATTTCAAAGCTTCCTCCACCTCCTCCGCTTCCTCCACCTGTGAAAACATTTGAGGGCCTAGATCGAACTGCTACTGTTTTGCTGCTGGCATTAGCGGTTGTGCTGATAACAGTTGGTGGAGCTGTTTACTTtgtgaggaagaagaaataTGAGGAGGTATATGAGGACTGGGAAAAAGAATATGGTCCCCATAGGATCTCCTATAAGAAACTCCACAAAGCAACCAAAGGTTTCAAAGAGAAAGAGGTTATTGGACAAGGAGGTTTCGGAAAGGTGTACAGAGGTGTCCTTCCTTCAAATGTAGAAGTTGCAGTCAAGAGAATCAACCATAACTCAAACGAAGGGATGAAGCAGTTTTTGGCTGAGATTATGAGCATGAGAAAGCTAAGGCACAGGAATTTGGTGCAACTCCGGGGCTATTGCAGGCGGAAGGGAGAAGTTCTATTGGCCTACGATTGTATGCCTAATGGAAGCCTTGACAAAATCTTATACGGTGATATGAAACCAAACCTTAATTGGTTTCAGAGGTTCCGGATTCTCAGAGGAGTAGCTTCCGGCCTTCTTTATCTCCATGAAGAGTGGGAACAAGTTGTTCTGCATCGAGACATAAAAGCTGCCAATGTTCTTTTAGATGCCGATCTGAATGGAAAGCTAGGAGATTTTGGGCTTGCTAGATTATATGATCATGGTAGTGACCCACAAACCACTAGCCTGGTAGGAACTGTTGGTTATCTGGCTCCAGAGTTTCTTAAGACTGGAAAGGCAACAACTAGCACTGATGTATTTGCTTTTGGAGCTTTTATGCTTGAGGTAGCATGTGGAAGGAGGCCTATGGAACCTGGAATGGTAGATTTGGCTGATTGGGTCATTGATTGCTGGAAAAAAGGAGCAATTCTTGATGTTTGTGACGCTAGATTGGAAGGCATATATGTGGAAGAGCAAATGGAGTTGGTTCTTAAACTAGGCCTCTTTTGTTCACACTCTAACCCAGAAGCTAGGCCTAGCATGAAGCAGGTGACACAGTATCTGGATTGGCAAGCAAAATTGCCAAGTATAACACCAAATAGCATTGTGATAGGCACAACAGCAGTGAAGAATGTAGCTCTTAACATTGTGTCATTAGATTGA
- the LOC123225441 gene encoding L-type lectin-domain containing receptor kinase I.8-like, whose translation MAAAKRSLHFSVILYLCLISIAIAQDENQFIYHGFNEAKLRLGGIANVLPSGLLQLTNISEIQTGRAFYQFPIKFNISSSQSLSFSTNFVFAIVPSEFDLSGQGMAFVISPTTDFSKAVATGYLGLFNISNNGLSTNHIFAVELDTVQSGEFEDINGNHVGIDVNSLTSVDSAPAAYFSDKEGKNESLDLASGNPTQIWIDYNGVEKLLNVTLAPIRIPKPKKPLLSKFIDLSEILLDSMYVGFSASTGTRESEHYILGWSFNETGQSQSLDISKLPSLPPTRNASGKTDPLIIILPVAALVVLIIIGGAVYIVRKKKYEEVFEEWEKEYGPHRLSYKNLYEATKGFKDKEVIGQGGFGKVYRGVLPSSNVQIAVKRITLDLDQGMKQFVAEIVSMGRLRHRNLVKLQGYSRRKGELLLVYEYMPNGSLDKILYSNKKPGLNWFQRFQILRGVASGLLYLHEECEQVVLHRDIKPGNILLDGDLNAKLGDFGFARLYDHGSHPQTTNLVGTVGYLAPELLKTGKATTGTDVYAFGVCMLVVACGRKPIELGKENLVDWVVDFWYRGDILDASDPRLEGIYDRGQMSLVLKLGLYCLDYNPETRPSMKQVMQYLDGDAVLPNVAPESFMIAGFTTSNEAYETADSFQSSGENSATHIFSAIDSSITTGN comes from the coding sequence ATGGCTGCAGCAAAGAGATCCCTGCACTTTTCGGTAATTCTTTATCTTTGCTTAATTTCCATTGCTATCGCTCAAGATGAAAATCAGTTCATTTATCATGGCTTCAATGAAGCCAAACTGCGTCTTGGGGGCATAGCAAACGTCCTCCCCAGTGGTTTATTGCAGCTAACCAACATTTCTGAGATTCAAACTGGGCGTGCTTTCTATCAATTCCCAATCAAGTTCAACATATCTTCCTCTCAATCTCTTTCATTCTCCACCAATTTTGTATTTGCAATAGTTCCATCAGAGTTTGATCTCAGTGGCCAGGGCATGGCTTTTGTCATCTCACCCACCACGGACTTCAGTAAAGCTGTTGCAACTGGATATTTGGGGCTCTTCAATATTTCCAACAATGGCCTCTCTACAAATCATATCTTCGCGGTTGAGCTTGACACTGTACAAAGTGGTGAATTTGAAGATATTAATGGAAACCATGTGGGGATTGATGTGAACAGCCTGACTTCCGTTGACTCTGCGCCAGCAGCTTATTTTTCTGATAAAGAAGGGAAGAACGAAAGCCTGGACCTGGCTAGTGGAAATCCAACACAGATTTGGATAGACTACAATGGGGTAGAGAAATTACTCAATGTAACCCTTGCTCCAATTAGAATCCCAAAACCCAAAAAGCCTCTCTTGTCAAAATTCATCGATCTATCTGAAATTCTTTTGGACTCTATGTATGTTGGTTTCTCTGCGTCAACTGGTACCCGTGAAAGTGAGCACTACATTCTCGGGTGGAGCTTCAATGAAACTGGGCAATCACAAAGCCTTGACATTTCAAAGCTTCCTTCTCTTCCACCCACCAGGAACGCAAGTGGGAAAACAGATCCACTGATCATCATTTTGCCTGTAGCCGCACTGGTTGTGCTTATAATAATTGGTGGAGCTGTTTACATtgtgaggaagaagaaataTGAAGAAGTATTTGAAGAGTGGGAAAAAGAATATGGTCCCCATAGGCTCTCCTATAAGAATCTGTATGAAGCAACCAAAGGCTTCAAAGACAAGGAGGTCATCGGGCAAGGCGGTTTCGGAAAGGTGTACAGAGGCGTACTTCCTTCTTCGAATGTACAAATCGCAGTCAAGAGAATCACCCTCGACTTGGATCAAGGGATGAAGCAATTTGTAGCAGAGATTGTAAGCATGGGAAGGCTAAGGCACAGGAACTTGGTGAAACTCCAGGGATATTCCAGGCGAAAAGGAGAACTTCTATTGGTCTATGAATATATGCCTAATGGAAGCCTTGACAAAATTTTATACAGCAATAAAAAGCCAGGCCTTAACTGGTTTCAGAGGTTTCAGATTCTCAGAGGTGTAGCTTCAGGCCTCCTTTACCTCCATGAAGAGTGTGAACAAGTTGTTTTACATAGAGACATAAAACCTGGCAATATTCTTTTGGATGGTGATCTAAATGCAAAATTGGGAGATTTCGGTTTCGCTAGATTATATGATCATGGTAGCCACCCACAAACCACCAACCTGGTAGGCACAGTGGGTTATCTGGCTCCAGAGTTGCTTAAAACTGGAAAGGCAACTACCGGTACAGATGTATACGCTTTTGGAGTTTGTATGCTTGTGGTGGCTTGTGGAAGGAAGCCTATAGAGCTTGGAAAGGAAAATTTGGTTGATTGGGTTGTTGATTTCTGGTATAGAGGAGATATTCTTGATGCCAGTGATCCTAGATTGGAGGGCATATATGACAGAGGGCAAATGAGTTTGGTTCTGAAATTAGGGCTCTATTGCTTAGACTACAACCCAGAAACAAGGCCTAGCATGAAGCAGGTGATGCAATATCTGGATGGTGATGCAGTATTGCCAAATGTAGCACCTGAAAGCTTTATGATTGCTGGTTTCACTACGAGTAATGAAGCTTATGAAACTGCCGACTCATTTCAGTCGTCGGGCGAAAATAGTGCGACTCACATCTTCTCTGCCATTGATTCAAGCATTACAACTGGCAATTGA
- the LOC123225399 gene encoding putative L-type lectin-domain containing receptor kinase II.2 encodes MAAARRSLNFWVILHLCLISMSIAQDENQFIYHGFNEAKLRPGGIANILPSGLLQLTNISEGQIGHAFYRFPIKFNISSSQSLSFSTNFVFAIVPSEFHPSGHGMAFVISPTTDFSKAVAGAYLGLFNISNNGRSTNHTLAVELDTVQSVEFEDINGNHVGIDVNSPTSVDSAPAAYFSDKEGKNESLDLASGNPTQIWIDYNGVEKLLNVTLAPIRIPKPKKPLLSKFIDLSEILLDSMYVGFSASTGTRESEHYILGWSFNETGQSQSLDISKLPSLPPTRKASGKRDPLIIILPVAALVVLIIIGGAVYIVRKKNYEEVFEDWEKEYGPHRLSYKNLYEATKGFKDKEVIGQGGFGKVYRGVLPSSNVQIAVKRITRDLDQGMKQFVAEIVSMGRLRHRNLVQLQGYSRRKGELLLVYEYMPNGSLDKILYRNKKPGLNWFQRFQILRGVASGLLYLHDECEQVVLHRDIKPGNILLDGDLNAKLGDFGFARLYDRGSHPQTTNLVGTVGYLAPELLKTGKATTGTDVYAFGVCMLVVACGRKPIELGKENLVDRVVDFWYRGDILDASDPRLEGIYDGGQMSLVLKLGLYCLDYNPETRPSMKEVMQYLEGDAVLPNVAPESFMIAGFTTTNEAYESAD; translated from the coding sequence ATGGCTGCAGCAAGAAGATCCCTGAACTTTTGGGTAATCCTTCATCTTTGCTTAATTTCCATGTCTATCGCTCAAGATGAAAATCAGTTCATTTATCATGGCTTCAATGAAGCCAAACTGCGTCCTGGGGGCATAGCAAACATCCTCCCCAGTGGTTTATTGCAGCTAACCAACATATCTGAGGGTCAAATTGGGCACGCTTTCTATCGATTCCCAATCAAGTTTAACATTTCTTCCTCTCAATCTCTTTCATTCTCTACCAATTTTGTATTTGCAATAGTTCCATCAGAGTTTCATCCCAGTGGCCATGGCATGGCTTTTGTCATCTCACCCACCACGGACTTCAGTAAAGCTGTTGCAGGTGCATATTTGGGGCTCTTCAATATTTCCAACAATGGCCGCTCTACAAATCATACCTTGGCGGTTGAGCTTGACACTGTACAAAGTGTTGAATTTGAAGATATTAATGGAAACCATGTGGGGATTGATGTGAACAGCCCGACCTCTGTTGACTCTGCACCAGCAGCTTATTTTTCTGATAAAGAAGGGAAGAACGAAAGCCTGGATCTGGCTAGTGGAAATCCAACACAGATTTGGATAGACTACAATGGGGTAGAGAAATTACTCAATGTAACCCTTGCTCCAATTAGAATCCCAAAACCCAAAAAGCCTCTCTTGTCAAAATTCATCGATCTATCTGAAATTCTTTTGGACTCTATGTATGTTGGTTTCTCTGCTTCAACTGGTACTCGTGAAAGTGAGCACTACATTCTCGGGTGGAGCTTCAATGAAACTGGGCAATCACAAAGCCTTGACATTTCAAAGCTTCCTTCTCTTCCACCCACCAGGAAAGCAAGTGGGAAAAGAGATCCACTTATCATCATTTTGCCTGTAGCCGCACTGGTTGTGCTGATAATAATTGGGGGAGCTGTTTACATTGTGAGGAAGAAGAACTATGAAGAAGTATTTGAAGACTGGGAAAAAGAATATGGTCCTCATAGGCTCTCCTATAAGAATCTGTATGAAGCAACCAAAGGCTTCAAAGACAAGGAGGTCATCGGGCAAGGCGGTTTCGGAAAGGTGTACAGAGGCGTACTTCCTTCTTCGAATGTACAAATCGCAGTCAAGAGAATCACCCGCGACTTGGATCAAGGGATGAAGCAGTTTGTAGCAGAGATTGTAAGCATGGGAAGGCTAAGGCACAGGAACTTGGTGCAACTCCAGGGATATTCCAGGCGAAAGGGAGAACTTCTATTGGTCTATGAATATATGCCTAATGGAAGCCTTGACAAAATTTTATACCGCAATAAAAAGCCAGGTCTTAACTGGTTTCAGAGGTTTCAGATTCTCAGAGGTGTAGCTTCTGGCCTCCTTTACCTCCATGATGAGTGTGAACAAGTTGTTTTACATAGAGACATAAAACCTGGCAATATTCTTTTGGATGGTGATCTAAATGCAAAATTGGGAGATTTCGGTTTCGCTAGATTATATGATCGTGGTAGCCACCCACAAACCACCAACCTGGTAGGCACAGTGGGTTATCTGGCTCCAGAGTTGCTTAAAACTGGAAAGGCAACTACCGGTACAGATGTATATGCTTTTGGAGTTTGTATGCTTGTGGTGGCTTGTGGAAGGAAGCCTATAGAGCTTGGAAAGGAAAATTTGGTTGATCGGGTTGTTGATTTCTGGTATAGAGGAGATATTCTTGATGCCAGTGATCCTAGATTGGAGGGCATATATGACGGAGGGCAAATGAGTTTGGTTCTGAAATTAGGGCTCTATTGCTTAGACTATAACCCAGAAACAAGGCCTAGCATGAAGGAGGTGATGCAGTATCTGGAGGGTGATGCAGTATTGCCAAATGTAGCACCTGAAAGCTTTATGATTGCTGGTTTCACTACGACTAATGAAGCTTATGAATCTGCCGACTGA